In Fusarium fujikuroi IMI 58289 draft genome, chromosome FFUJ_chr02, the genomic stretch GTTGGCGAGGGCGCCGAGACAATTGAAACGCTGCTGCCAATTGGCTGAGATCTGATGTCCGTTCTCCTTATCGAGATATTCGCCGTACTTCTCTCGGAATCGTGGGTAGCCATAGAAGGAACCGAGGAGGGTAACATCGTAACCCTCCATGATGACAGTAGTCGAGATGACTGACAGTGGCCTGTTAGCGATCTCGGCGTCAACAGTTCAATGGTAAGAACTTACGGATGGACCAAAAAGCAGCGCGCTTGTAAGTCTTGAAACCCTGCCAAACAGTAAAGCTATGCTCATCGGCAGTGGCTTCAAGAGCCTCGTTGGCGAGGGCTTTGTCGTGAAGGTCTACATtcttgagatgatcaagaccAGCGTCGGTGCTCTCAACATGGGGCTGAATCTCCCCGGAGTGCTTTTCGGCTACCATGGTGAACAGATTCGTCGCTTACCAGCAGCAGACTATTCGCAATGAGGTTTGAAGGGCTCAAGATACCCTTCGCTGAACATGGGCATGTTATATCGTCCATCTCCAATGGTTCTCCTCATGCAGAGATGATCCTCGAGGCCGGGAACCGGTTCAAATCGCCGTAGAAATAGGATCGACGGCCCGTGTAAGTGAAGCTATCTCGTAGTTGAACTCACCCGCCATTGGTGGAAGATCCTGCGGGGAaagaagttggtgatgagggaTGGAGTGGTCAATATCGATCGTTAGTGGACCGGATAATAGCTTGACCACTAAAATGCCTTTCTCCTCCCCAGCTTGTTCCTCCTAGAGAGGTGGGGAATCTGGGGTAGTTTCTGGGGGATGGTGGTGATCATCAGATGCCATGGTCTAGAACCCTGCTTCTCTGTACGTCGGCCGATGTTTTTAGACAGGAATACACCAAAAACGCCAGTTCAAATGTAACTTCTGTCATTTGTTATAGTTTGATATGGATAAATATGACTTGAGCAATCCTTCAGAAATAGGTTGAAGCTTCGTCTGCATCACAAGATGGCTGACACCCAGGAACAGGGCTTCCCCGGCTGCTACTGTACCACACCTGGACGATCACAAGCATCGCGTGATTCGTGAAGAAATTCCCAATGCTACGTCACCCACTTATACGCGCTTATATGCGATTCGTCTTGTCTTAAGCTTGACCTATATGCCTTCAATTAAGGTACCACCACCATGAGGCTTAACTTCTGGAACCGATCCAAATTTGACAATCCTCCCCCAAATGTGATTGGGGGTTTGTAGCAGTCTCAGTTTTtgctctctctcttccttgGTATTCCCTATTTTCCGACGGCCGCTAGTAAGCAGCCACTTTTCTGCCTCCTCAGCAATGCCTCCCCATCACTTTTGTCTTCCCATTTTAACCATTTACACGGTTAGAACCAACTTGAGCCGTCTCTTAGAAGCCACAAGCTCCCCATGCTTTGAGGCACAAGGATGAGGTGGTTGGGTTGCACCTAGACATGGCAGTCAGGGCTTACACCCATTCACTCAATGCACGACTGCGGCACTCACCAACTCAGGCTAATTTACCTTGGCAAATCCATCCTCAGCCCGAGCAAATCAAAAGTTCCTCACATCAGAATACGCAATGCAGAGATGCAACTCGGTAGATCTTGACCCGAGACGGTGGAATCGAACCACGCTTGACTGGCCATGATTCAAGGACACAGACATCAGGTGAACTGTCACCTTACAGTAGCTTCTTGATTTGTTTCATGCATTCTGCTACTTTGAGGGGTTCGATCGGTTGACGGGTTACATTGCCGGCGGATCATTCTGCAAGTTTCCGAATAAGCTCGAGCCTTTACTGACAGACGTTGCCCCCCCTCATTCGTATAGTCACATATCTTCGGTTACACTGAATGAAGATAAATAACCTTCGCATCCATCACTAGCCAGACTGCTCAATCAAAAGGTAAAAGACCTAGTTGAGACTGATGACCTCAACATTTCGAACTTGAAAAGTTGTCGCTATGGCACAGGGTTCAGTACAGACAGACGCATCAAACTGACGGGAAACTTACGCGTTGTGGGACCAGGTGATCCAGAAGATCCTTCAGTCTGATAGTTGACGATCCTATATAGACATTAGATAGGGTGAGTCTCGATATTTTATAAAGCATATACCTACAGACGCAAACCCGCCCCGATGTAGTCACGACCATATTGCGTAGTctgctcaacaccatcgaggAAGAACTTGACTCTCACATCATGACCGTTCTCATCACGCAGTTCAGCACGAACAGAGTGCCATTCCTCGGGATTAGGATAGTCCCTATCAAGTGCAGTTACCTCATTAGAGGTATTGAATGTGTTGAAAGAAATCTTCCCAGAGCCTTTCCACTCTGCAATATCAATCTCGGGCGGCCATCCACTCGCAGCATTGAGCCAGAAAGCAGGCCAGGTTCCTTTATCAACTGGAGCAATGAACTCAGCACTGATATCataaccaccaccagcagaaACAGTGAATGTTGATTTGGCGTGAATTGCTCCAGAGAGATAATGAATGGggtcttcttgatcatctcgtgGCTCAGCAGTCAGAGTGAGAACGCCATCAGTGACGGAGACGTGTTCCTCGTCCATTCGGGCGCCGCCATTGTGTGTGGCTCCTCAAGGATACAGGTAATTCCAGTATTTTTCGAGAGAGTTGAACGAGTCTGAAGGAATTTCTGTCGTCGCGCGTCTTTCAATTGGTGGTCGCAGAGCAGAACATGATGCTCCTACGCCGTACAGCGCAATGATAAGATTTTTAAACTGCATTTTCTTAGCAGATGGGAGCGGAACTGCTGAGAACCGGAGGATTAGAACTTAAGCATGTCTTTAAATACTGGATGATCTGCTATATTGCAGCCATTTTAATGTCCGTGAAACAGGAGTAATGAAACCTTACCGGGACCTCCGGGATGTTGAAACAAGAACCTGCATTGACGATCGCGGCGAAACGAAACGCATGGATAAACATTAAACGCACCAACAGTATTTCTTCATATGGCGCCAGACTCTATATGATGATTCAATTATACAGGAAAGCCTGTCGGGATCTAAAGGTGTGCTTGATTCCTTGGAAGACGACCTTGAAAGACAAGACCGAATAACTCCGCATTTGAACCAAAATTCAGAACCCAGTCACGCTGGGAACGACGTGAAGATAATTTAAGTGATGCTATAACTAGGAACTCGAGTGTATGTATTTCACATTGGCCACATTAAATGTTAATGAAATCAAGAAGAGCTACTGGGGAATTTCTTATGAGTTATGAAATCAGAAGGAAATGTAATTAAACAAGAGAGTTCACATAGTTCTCCAAGTTAGCATACCCATTTGATGCAACCTTCAAACCATCTGAAGCGTCATTGGGATTAAGACCATTCTTTGTTTCCCATTCATCAGGAATACCATCACCATCTGAATCTTTCAGAGCAGCACCATTTGCAATCtctccaacaccaccaaactccttctcatcagagATTTGCCCTCCCTTGGTTCCGTAAGATTTGACCTGATCAATAAGGGCAGTATCAACAGTATCCCTGTGCAGTGAATTTCCAACGCCTTTGAGGACTAGTTCGACGGCTGCCTGGGGCGAGAGGGCTGTGGGAGCCGGATAGTTGTATGGAGTCTTGATAAAATCAATGTCAGAGTAGCAACTGGTTTTCTCGCAAAGAGCAGTGCCATCAAGCTTGCCGTTGCGGTTTGAGTCGTAGAAGTTGTCCTTGACGTCTGAAACATAGTCAGCAACACAGTCGCCTAAGAGGGGAAGTCACATACAAGCATGGAAGTAACTGTTTCCTCGAGTAAAGGCTGTGACGGTAGTGTCCGGACCAGAAATGAAatagttgttgatgatgttaaCATAGCTGTCAGCTTGGCTATCTCCAGCAATGTAACCGCCGCCTCCTCCCCAGTTATACACAACCTGTAAGACAGTAAGAAAGCCGTCCAGACTTATGCAACAAAATCACTCACATTGTTCTGAAAGTCGTTAACACCTTTGACCTTGGGGTTACGAGTCTTGTTATCAATATACAGATTGCGGAATAAGCTGACTCCGCCATCAGTCTGCATCAAGCCACCACAAGAGTGAGAAACAAGACCCTGAGCAATGATAGTGTTCTGGATAGTAACATTCGTGACGTCTCCATTGATAGAGAAAGTCTCATCACGTCCCCACGAGACGCTGACGTGATCGAAGATAATGTTTTTACCGTCAGCAATACCGATTGCGTCTTTACCCGAGGTTCCACCTTTGCCCATACGGATGGTGATGTATCGCACAATGGAGTCATTGGCGTTGGAGAGAGACCAACCATTGCCGTAGACGACGATTCCCTGTAGGTGGTTCAGCTAGTGTAATATCCAAGGTTTCTAGAGACTCACACCACCAGGAGCAGTTTGGCCGGCGATGTAGATATTCTTAGACACGACGATACGTTCAGTGATCTTGATAACTCCACCGACGTCAAAGACAACTATCCTGTTGGGCTTCGATACTGCATCTCGAAGCGAGCCAGTTCCAGAATCACTATTGAATTTCCATTAGACATTTCATATGAGCAGGAAAGGAGACTTCGGCTTACTTGAGGTTTGTCACTTTGTATACTTCGCCTTGACGACCACCAACTGCATACCTTCCAAAGCCCTCAGCTCCAGGGAATGCAAGCTGGGCTGCTTGTGCCACGGAACTGGCCGTCAAAGCTAGCAGCAAGGAAATCTTCATGTTTCTTGAGTACAAGAATCTTTGAGTCGACGTGCGTTGAGAGGAGAGCATCGGGTCTATCATCCTTTATGTACAACAGCCCCTAGTAGAACTTACATGGGGTTTCAAATATCCTCCAATGACAGTATTCGAGTCACGAAGGGGGTATAGAATTGCCTTGTTGGTAAAATTGCGGTGATGCAACGATTGGTGGAATCTTTTAACAACGATTGTTGCAAATCCATTCCTATTTTGGTGAACTACAGTGTAGAAGACTATGTACTGACCTGTTAGGCTTGCACCACACCATTAAGGTGAGTTCTGAGACTTAAGTCTATAAGGTTGCGCAGAGGGAGGGAAGTACAAAAGTCGAGTGCAATTCAAGTTAACTCAGTTGTTTTTCTGTAAATTCCATCCTCGCGTACATGTAGCTAACCTACATGCTGGCCCTGAAAGTCAAGAAACAGCACTTGATGTTGCTTAAAGCCTCAAAAGACCAACCCTCGATGATGTGAAATCATCGTGAATGTCAAGTCATCAAGCCTAATTAATGATATACTCTGCTTtcaacagccttggcgaCCGTTCAGGTATTGCTTGAGCTTAGCGTGGGTTGACTTGCTgaaaaagaaagggaaaggtatatttttataagtataCATATATAACGAGAATAAATGATAATCCAAATCTGTCTTCCTGTCTCATGTCTTCAAAGGAGTAAACCTGATGACCAGCTTCTCACCAATTGGTCTCGCCGTGTAAGCATCTTCCTGCTCGataccttcatcatcaacaatggtTGTCTCAAAGTTGGCATAGATGAACGCCAAAATAAATTTTATCTCATTCATGGCGAAGTTGGAGCCGACACACATCCTTCCACCGCTGCCAAAGGCCCAGAAGAGTCTTTGCATCTCGCGATGCTTCGCCTCATCGTCTGATGACTTTCCAGGCGCTTGTGGTATCCAGCGCTTTGGGATCCACTCCTCAGGTTCGGGAAATACTTCTTTGTCCCGGTGTAGTGTATACGCCAGTGATGCGATCCTCACGTCGCCAGGGATATAATATCCTCCTATGCTACATCCGCGTTGAGGTGTCTGGCGTGGTTGAGGTCCTGGAATAGGCGCGTGGAGACGCAGCGTCTCCGTGACAATAGCGTGTAAGAGCGGCAAGGAATCGACCTCCTTAGGATCTGGCAAAGCCGACGTGTTCGTAAGACCAGATGCAGCTTTCGGGTTGATCCTCAAAGCCGGCTTAAGAGATTGGACCTCAGCATGAAGCTGTCGTTGAAGTTCTGGAGTTTTTGAAATACGCCATGTTGCATAAGTGAGGGCAATTCCAGCCGTCTCCTGTCCAGCCAGCGAATGATCCATAACCTCAGACGCAATGGCTCGATCTCGTTGAAGAATGCTCGTACTGTACAGAATGCTCTTTTCTCCATTGGTATTGAACTCGCGATCTATCCCAGCAAGCAGTGAGCTGTAGACTACCGGCTCGTCAGAGCGTTGAATGTCTTGACTGTTACTGAGGCTTCTTGTCGCCTTGGGCGTCTTCCGGACATTCTCGCAGAGTTCCCAGTTCCAATCGGAGAGTTTCTTGTTGGACTGATCAACCCATTGTGGATAGAGCTTGAGCCAAGGAATCCATCTTTTGCAAAAGTTTGTCAACTTTGGAACTTCTTGCGTCCAGAAGGGGTAGTTGGCCCGTGCAAGATACATGTCCTGCCAGTCACGGCGATAAGGCTCATCGGCAATGAAGTTTGTAGCGTTAGAGAGACCAAATATGTAGGCAGTGATAAGATCCATGGCCGTTGCTAGATATAGACCGAACACTTCAACGTCATTGTAGTCTGTAGACATCGACTTGCGGGAAGGTTTAAGAGACCCGTCAAGTGCAGGCAAGAGGCGGTTCACGAGAATCTCGGCCATTTGCAATTTGCTCGCTTGAGATGACTGTATGTACGATTTGGAGTAGACGTTCGAAATCATCCTCTTTCTTAGAGAGTGAGGCTTTGAATTGCCAGTGGCAAACATGTTTGGGACTCTACAGATGGCCATATTAGTTTCATCGCCGACAGTCCAGTACCATAAGTTGCCATTCTTACCCATAATTATCAAAGACGCTATACCAGTGACCTTTTTCAAAACCTCCTTGATATATGGTCCGCATGCCTTCTAAACCGTCAACGCTCACTTCATCTGGACCAATTCTAATAACAGGACCAAGCCGTTGGTGTGCACGATACAGTGATGTATTCTCTCGCCTCCGCTTCCTTGCTGCTAATATCCAGAGAGAGCTGATATGGCATGTCCAGTGCGGTGTGGGTATACGAGACAGCGCGGAGAAAAAGACAGGATAGATGATGTATCTGTACACCAGCAAAACAGGCAGCATGCCCAGAGCAGTAATCAAGATAAGGCCCATGATGTTTTTCTTtcgatggtgacgatgaACAAGCGTAGATATGAGATTCAGTGCAAAAGATGTCAAGGATTATTAAAATGTGAGGGGTCTATGTCATGTGGCAGGTGGTGCAAATAGAGTTGGCAAGTATTCTCGGCGCGGGGTTTGATAAGAGTCAAGACCTCGGGAGATAGGAAGCAGTCCATATCAATACAACTTGAAAAGCGCCACGGTCCACCCCAGACTGTTTGTGTATTGGCACAATGGAACCTGATCACGAGTGTTTGTGTATATACAGATATGAGCATCAAGCCAATAAATACCTACCTGGGGAGGAAAGGAAACTTAGGACCTTGGTCCTcaatgataaaaagacttaggtaaataaGCATGAATTttggatatcttttactgagtttattttgcTATCCCATATTAAAGTCTGATGGTTTCTGCAGGTAACGGGCTTTGACTTTACCCACCTAGGTAGGCTCTGTATAacaacaagcttgagcaggTAGGTCAACGTGGGCCGTGAAGCAAATAATATGCTTTTATGATAACTTAATCAGTAAACTTATTTGACAGTGAATCGTACTGAATCTCGAATATAAGGCAGTATGAGATTTAGATTGTAGTCACACGCTTGTTTGTGCCTACCTCActctcctcttttctttccttctcacCAAGTTTCCCGTCAACACCATACTAACTGGGAGGCAAGAATCGCCGACCTCAATTCCAACCACAACCCATCAAAAATTCCTTCATAAAGTTTCCTTTACAACACATCAATCTGTCGAATTTGACTCACACTCCAAGGGTTTCCAAGTCGCGTATATTGAGACCATGGCTACACGTCGGCCTAGCCCCCTTGGCGCCACGGAAGAGAGTTGACAAGGAAGGATATTTTCCCAATTCTACAACATCGCCAGCAGTTCTGTAAAGTCCCTCTCGTGGAAAACACAACGTCACTATCTGGTCAATTGATCAAGACACTGAAGTCGATACTGAGGAATTGGGGAAATTGGAAGGAAAGCTACACGCAAATCAGGGCGACAAGGATCGAATCAGGACACGAGTCGAACAGCGCGAGCACAGGATTTCCATCTTgactgatgagaagaatagGAAAGTCAAGTTCTCCCGCAAAAAATACTCCTGAGAGgatttaatatcttaaatcGCACCCCTAATCATACACAAGACACCTACCTATTTAGGGAAGTCGAGGTGGACTGAGATATCCCTTTTTGAGGTATGAACGGAAGGGGCAAGAGCGATGTATTTTAGGCATCAGGCAGGCCGCCAGGGTGACCTACATCTCTTTgactctctcctctctcctcttctcttcttcatcatcatcactcttgACAAAACCAACATCAGCCTTATAACTTTTCAGGGATCATCATTCCATTTCCAATTGTTCTTACTCGTCATAAATCAGATCTTTAAGCTTCCAAAACCCAACATGAACCAGTCGCCGAACGCCCCCAATATCGGTTCTCTTCTGGTGTACAGAAGACccatcatcaatctctccCCGAATTTCCAAAGCTTAGTTTACGATGGCCGTGAAAAATCTCCGATGGAGAAGTCCGAGATTCTTCCATGGACAAAATTCACGTTTGAAAACATCACGAATGCATACGGCGATATTCTAGAACAGGCCACAAACAGCAACCGACCGGATGAGGTGCTAGAGTTCGACTGCGAGAACCATTCCATGATGGTACAGATATTTTACGAGGCGTTCCTCAAAGAAACTGCAATTAGTTTGGCCATCAGCTTGGGCAAACTCAGCATCAGTCCCAGGTTTTCCTGGTTCCGCGGCACAGATATGTATCTGGCATTTGCTGAAGCGAGAGAAATGAAAGAGAAACTCCCTAAGCGCGCTCACCAGTTCGATTTCGGCGACGAGGATCGCGTTCATGTCTTATACGACGCAAACGAAGAAATCCGTAATCCCTTTCTTGCTACCGTCATCGTTGTACCCTCATGCACATGGGAGCCAGACTCCCTTGTCACCGCAAATCGTGACAGACAACCCGAGCTTGGTCCTATCGAACAACTGGCTGCCTGTGCCAAAAAAACCAACACTTGTCTCTCGCTCATCTTGGGGGACAAGGATATTGTCGTCCTGCAATTCTTCAAGACCGAAGCTGGGAGGATGGGGATGTACTAGAAGGCCATTCCATGCAGCACAGAGGGGGGGAATATATTGACAGCTAATTTGGCCATATGGGCTCTGATCGTGATGAGTCTGAagactgaactgaactctCTCTCGTACAAAGACTCTATAACTCCTCTCGATTCTTGGGGGGGATCGTTCGGGTCAAGGTTGGCGGGAGCTTGTATCAACCCATACTCCTATCGCGTATTATCTGGGCGAGCGCTGAGTGCCCGAGGGATTGACCCGCACCCCCCTTACTAGTTCAGACAGTCTATCACATCAAAAAGAAGAGCGCTTGGGTGGATGGACGTCATGGAGAAAGTTTCCATAGCATGATAGTCAGTCAATTCGTTACGTCTGTACTTAGTACAAGGGAAGCGTCATAAAATACAGCGTTCCAACCTTTTACTCTTCCTTCGTCAGTTCTTAGCTCTCAAGTTTCTGATCAATAACAAGCACTGTTTCCTCGTGATTAAGTCTGGTATGTGTCTTAGAATAATAACTAGGTTGCCTTACAAATCACTTTTTAGCGTGACACGCTTGAAACCTGATATCGCCGCTAATGCCTTCTCCTCTGATGGAGAATCAGCTTCCAGAAATGTCCATCCCTTACAAAACATTCACGTATCGCCACAAAAAGCTCATACCACTCACCAGGCCCGTGAGGCCGGTGTACAAAATCAGAATGCCATATCCACTTCCATAACCCCCAATAACCTTTCCCTGCCATGGTTGACCTCGAATAAGAGAACCGCTCAAGGGTCCGGAGATGATGTTTCCAACTCCTCTGCCCACGCAGAGGTGTCCATGCACCATGACAGGGTCAACGTGCTCGTTTTCATCCTGAAACTTTTGTGTCACTTCTCTCATAATTCCTGGCCAGATCGAGGCCCAAGATCCTGCGAAGAGGCCGTACATGACGCAGAAAACATACAGGATAGGGAGAGATGCTGTAAGTCCCCAGACAAGTAGGACTGAAATACCCACGCCTACCGCAGATATGAGCATGCATGTCGTAACTGCAAGCTTATCGCTGAGGGATCCCATGACCATCAGACCGATCGTCGTAGCGATATTGACCAGAATAACCGTCAAAGCTGAGAGGATCGTTGAGGTACCAAAGGTTGTTCGAGCATAAGTGGGAAGGTAGATCGTAGGGAGGAAGTAGCCTGTTGCTTCAATGACGTTGACAAGTTGATACAGAAGAAACATCCTGGATGTGACGAACCGCATATTCAGAGGCTTTCTGTGGATAGTGGCCGATAATGGTAGCCTAGGCTTGATGAAGTATGCAATTGGAGCTGCACTTCCAAATAAGATGCCCGCACATATTCTAACAGTAGTTTGGAAGCCATAGTTCTTGAGGAGCGTCTCCAGAACCAGAGGAAGAACGgcacctccagctccagcagcacTCCAGACAATTCCATAAGCAAAGCCCTTACGACGAACGAACCACTCGTCGATATAGAGAGTACAAGGACAGTAAGCGAAGCAGCCTCCGATCCCAAAGAGGACCCCTTGTGTTGCGATAAGTTGAGGAACAGTGGTGCAAAAGGAACTCATAACCATGGCTAGAGACGTTACAAAGAGACCAGCGTAGGTGAACCAGCGAGCTTGGCGGGAGTAGAAGCGGCATATAATGACCACGAATGGTGCTCCTAGATACAACATGCCCTGGATAATGTCAGAGTTGGGAAGGGTAGCTTTGCAAGTATCTTACAGTTGTTGTGGTTCCAATAGCAGCGATACTGTTCGAGCCCGCGAAAGGCTCATGATGACTGTAGTACTCTTGAAAGACGCCGAATGAGAACCCAAAACCTGATTTCTTTGTTAAACCATGTTCGTGGACCCTAAAGATGAGGGAGATTACCAAAAGTCACTGCTTCAACCACCCAACAGGCTGCTAAGAATAGATATGCCTTTCTTCCACCATCAACAGGAGGCAGCGAGAACTCGGCATCTGTTGCTCGCGACTCGAAGCGTTGATCCAGGTTCTGTAATTGGACTGCGTCGTCTGACACATTTCGATTGGGAGTAACGAACTCAAGTGAGGTCTGTGACATTGAACAGTATATTCCTTAAGTTACTTGTGCAGTGAGATGAAGGGAACTAAATGCAATGTTCGGAGAGAGTATTCGATATTTATACAACAACCAGCAGAGTGCGCCTTCTATCAAACGTTGCACCGCGCCTTTCGAACCTTGATAGTGCTCATTGAATTATCTTGATTCGTTTTCTGTTTTTATTGTTCTTGTAGGGCGCAGGTTGTAGGCGACATCGGACGTGGGAAAAGATGGCTGACATCAAACGATACATCGGCTGCAATATCCGGTCGTGGTTTATCAATCCGAGTCACATGGATAAGCAGAATACGGCCATTCCAGAGTTTGAGCTAATGCAAAGGGCTCAGGCTACTAATTTATAGGAAGGCGCTAACGTAATTTCCTTATAAAGTAGTCAAATTCGATGGTCAAATAGTTTCTAATTTGATAACAACTGCAAGATTCTGTGGCCAATCCCGCCGAAGGTCCGTCCTAGGTTTGAAGTGGCTAAAGTTGATATTTCTGAGAGTGCAATGCCATATTAAGATCATCGGGACCAGTATGATATTTTGTCTTGTGTATGAATCGAATTGAAAACCTTGAAGCTTCTAgaattctataaaatatgCCATATAGCCCAACACGTGGAACACCAAACCACAAACTAGTAAAATGCACTTATAATTCAGGACTCGGCTTTGtgacaaggttgaggggCCAAAAGAGGCTCCAGCCTCAAGCATAcccttgctgttgctgcggGTGTTGCTGCTGCCCAACCAAAGCTGAACTACTCTCCATTCTGTAACCTTCATAGACCTTGCTTTgattcttctgcttctttctgAGGCCCAAataaggaaagaagaagcagggaTGGAGGATAGTCACAGCACCGATGGAAATCAACATCATGGTTGCGTCGAAGACGATGAATAGTGTTTCGTTTCGGAGAACATCTACCCCAATATCTGGGACAGTTTCCGCGATACTAAGTACTAATTAGCCAGGGTAGGCAAATGAGTGTCAATAGAATCTTACCGGTAGGCGCATCGGATGATGATACAGGTATAAGCAATACCCAGAGCATAGACAAACCACTTGACTCTTTTTGCCTCCTTTAGCGTGGCCTCCTCTCGAGCAACAGGAACTCTCCCACGAGTTGGCATGCCGGTTGTGTACATATCAGCCGCGTTTCCCATCAACGGGTCTCGATGTTTCATTGCCTGCTTTCGACGTCGAGTGTAAAGAAGCATCAGACCACCACAGCACAACATGTTGGCAACTTGAAAGGCTACACCTCCAATGACAAGCGCCTCTCCAAGTTTCTGCGTCGTCTCAGATCCCTTGCCCATACTTTGCATAGCTGTGAGGCCACCTCCGATAATCTGGATGAAAATCGAGATAAAGTCTGTACCGACAAAGACGAGAGGATATAGTCTGGGCTTGAGAAGAGACCATTTTGCTCCGTACCAAACAACAAGATGCTTGAACGTCACTGATAT encodes the following:
- a CDS encoding related to glycoside hydrolase; translation: MDEEHVSVTDGVLTLTAEPRDDQEDPIHYLSGAIHAKSTFTVSAGGGYDISAEFIAPVDKGTWPAFWLNAASGWPPEIDIAEWKGSGKISFNTFNTSNEVTALDRDYPNPEEWHSVRAELRDENGHDVRVKFFLDGVEQTTQYGRDYIGAGLRLIVNYQTEGSSGSPGPTTPTTFQVRNVEVISLN
- a CDS encoding probable pectate lyase C, yielding MKISLLLALTASSVAQAAQLAFPGAEGFGRYAVGGRQGEVYKVTNLNDSGTGSLRDAVSKPNRIVVFDVGGVIKITERIVVSKNIYIAGQTAPGGGIVVYGNGWSLSNANDSIVRYITIRMGKGGTSGKDAIGIADGKNIIFDHVSVSWGRDETFSINGDVTNVTIQNTIIAQGLVSHSCGGLMQTDGGVSLFRNLYIDNKTRNPKVKGVNDFQNNVVYNWGGGGGYIAGDSQADSYVNIINNYFISGPDTTVTAFTRGNSYFHAYVKDNFYDSNRNGKLDGTALCEKTSCYSDIDFIKTPYNYPAPTALSPQAAVELVLKGVGNSLHRDTVDTALIDQVKSYGTKGGQISDEKEFGGVGEIANGAALKDSDGDGIPDEWETKNGLNPNDASDGLKVASNGYANLENYVNSLV
- a CDS encoding probable benzoate 4-monooxygenase cytochrome P450, producing the protein MGKNGNLWYWTVGDETNMAICRVPNMFATGNSKPHSLRKRMISNVYSKSYIQSSQASKLQMAEILVNRLLPALDGSLKPSRKSMSTDYNDVEVFGLYLATAMDLITAYIFGLSNATNFIADEPYRRDWQDMYLARANYPFWTQEVPKLTNFCKRWIPWLKLYPQWVDQSNKKLSDWNWELCENVRKTPKATRSLSNSQDIQRSDEPVVYSSLLAGIDREFNTNGEKSILYSTSILQRDRAIASEVMDHSLAGQETAGIALTYATWRISKTPELQRQLHAEVQSLKPALRINPKAASGLTNTSALPDPKEVDSLPLLHAIVTETLRLHAPIPGPQPRQTPQRGCSIGGYYIPGDVRIASLAYTLHRDKEVFPEPEEWIPKRWIPQAPGKSSDDEAKHREMQRLFWAFGSGGRMCVGSNFAMNEIKFILAFIYANFETTIVDDEGIEQEDAYTARPIGEKLVIRFTPLKT
- a CDS encoding related to monocarboxylate transporter 2; the protein is MSQTSLEFVTPNRNVSDDAVQLQNLDQRFESRATDAEFSLPPVDGGRKAYLFLAACWVVEAVTFGFGFSFGVFQEYYSHHEPFAGSNSIAAIGTTTTGMLYLGAPFVVIICRFYSRQARWFTYAGLFVTSLAMVMSSFCTTVPQLIATQGVLFGIGGCFAYCPCTLYIDEWFVRRKGFAYGIVWSAAGAGGAVLPLVLETLLKNYGFQTTVRICAGILFGSAAPIAYFIKPRLPLSATIHRKPLNMRFVTSRMFLLYQLVNVIEATGYFLPTIYLPTYARTTFGTSTILSALTVILVNIATTIGLMVMGSLSDKLAVTTCMLISAVGVGISVLLVWGLTASLPILYVFCVMYGLFAGSWASIWPGIMREVTQKFQDENEHVDPVMVHGHLCVGRGVGNIISGPLSGSLIRGQPWQGKVIGGYGSGYGILILYTGLTGLVSGMSFLWRYVNVL
- a CDS encoding related to phospholipid-translocating ATPase, producing the protein MGDKNETWTPNYDNCDKVTDRCPVEYTIYQDYLSEPASGFFAIAFALLFLAQIFQGFRAKTWSYMIWLGIGTVFEVAGHVGRFGLGRNPWQQNVFIVQYLTLLLAPTLVAAAISVTFKHLVVWYGAKWSLLKPRLYPLVFVGTDFISIFIQIIGGGLTAMQSMGKGSETTQKLGEALVIGGVAFQVANMLCCGGLMLLYTRRRKQAMKHRDPLMGNAADMYTTGMPTRGRVPVAREEATLKEAKRVKWFVYALGIAYTCIIIRCAYRIAETVPDIGVDVLRNETLFIVFDATMMLISIGAVTILHPCFFFPYLGLRKKQKNQSKVYEGYRMESSSALVGQQQHPQQQQGYA